One genomic window of Manihot esculenta cultivar AM560-2 chromosome 16, M.esculenta_v8, whole genome shotgun sequence includes the following:
- the LOC110603030 gene encoding protein tesmin/TSO1-like CXC 2 isoform X1: MDSSPQSASNTTTTTAAATTAIVAAATFSDSSPVQESPFSNYISNLSPIKPVKAAHVAQGFLGVSSPPLVFTSPRIIPHRETSFFQRSQLAQVPSAETPENDGGRNNLAGLSDDIGKSVNYSTKSITDSHQENAGENSARDQPGSSSGCVDEYLYDPVDVDCASSVNLVNPNAKQSNDVLQSSALSEHAEQDQGHSMFEIKPAQVEKEQSSNKQSPIKCPKDESGMTMGHFPEKKQCDVLESQVVRAQEDYNENVGASLQGALDNIVQREPEASHLQRGLSRRCLQFGETRWKTVVNSTCSPNLMNNVTSSRSPASAMELESLDGSLVDLSDSSSKKQTVNLSRSATSMFPPRGNEKLPITVSKPSGIGLHLNSIVNTSAVGHTTATNIESSNCSESSNLVEKIAITPKDRMLETKASLPASAATADSLHNAEPSNMLQPVGHQTTPLNKRKFNPEHGYNVEEFGQVSPAKKKRKKSSSLDGDGCKRCNCKRTKCLKLYCDCFAAGIYCAESCACQGCFNRPEYEDTVIETRQQIESRNPNAFAPKIVQHVAEFAAEDGNQLMPSLARHKRGCHCKRSMCLKKYCECYQANVGCSSDCRCEGCKNVYGRKEEYGSTGEIASNIVRKQILDGRIDDKLEMAATNSDFLHAELYDLRHLTPSTPSIQHSDHGKDAQVQFNSSRYVPSPESDFSILPSYAKSISSPSNSHSNNMIPEKGEEILDIDTCGQGMDYNVAMMDQFSPRHDALVDICELTPLQNPSMTQTTSASSKTRDWTGGSRLQLCPGSGCFSSGRSFRWRSSPITPLTRLHESKNQGHDTDSGLYDILEDDTPEILKEASTPITSVKASSPNKKRVSPPHKHIQGLWSSSSGGLRSGRKFILKAVPSFPPLTPCIDSKDSRTEKKDSNK; the protein is encoded by the exons ATGGATTCATCACCTCAATCTGCTAGTAATACCACCACAACCACCGCCGCCGCCACCACTGCCATTGTTGCCGCTGCTACTTTTTCCGATTCCTCTCCTGTTCAA GAATCTCCTTTTTCCAATTACATAAGCAATCTATCTCCTATAAAACCTGTGAAAGCCGCACATGTGGCTCAAGGATTCTTAGGAGTCAGTTCTCCTCCTCTTGTATTCACATCGCCACGTATCATACCGCACCGTGAAACAAGTTTCTTTCAGAG GTCGCAACTAGCACAAGTACCCAGTGCAGAAACACCTGAGAATGATGGTGGAAGAAATAACTTAGCTGGTCTTTCAGATGACATAGGGAAGTCAGTTAACTATTCCACCAAGTCGATCACCGACTCCCATCAAGAAAATGCTGGTGAAAATTCTGCACGAGACCAACCTGGCAGTTCCTCAGGGTGTGTCGACGAATACCTATATGATCCAGTGGATGTGGACTGTGCAAGCTCTGTAAATTTGGTCAACCCAAATGCTAAACAATCTAATGATGTGCTTCAATCATCA GCCTTATCTGAGCACGCTGAACAGGATCAAGGGCATTCCATGTTTGAAATAAAGCCAGCACAAGTGGAAAAGGAGCAAAGCAGTAACAAACAGTCACCTATAAAATGTCCGAAGGATGAGTCTGGCATGACCATGGGCCATTTTCCAGAGAAAAAGcaatgtgatgttttagagtctcag GTTGTTCGGGCACAAGAAGACTACAATGAGAATGTGGGAGCTTCCTTACAGGGAGCACTAGACAACATAGTACAGCGGGAACCAGAG GCCAGTCACCTCCAACGTGGCTTGAGCAGGCGCTGTCTTCAATTTGGAGAAACTCGATGGAAAACTGTTGTCAACAGCACCTGCTCTCCAAATCTAATGAACAATGTAACTAGTTCAAGATCACCTGCTTCTGCTATGGAATTGGAGAGCCTAGATGGATCTCTCGTGGACTTAAGCGACTCTTCTAGCAAGAAGCAAACAGTTAATCTCTCCCGATCAGCAACTTCCATGTTTCCTCCTCGCGGTAATGAAAAGTTGCCCATAACTGTGTCCAAGCCATCAGGTATTGGCTTGCATCTAAATAGCATTGTCAACACCTCAGCAGTGGGTCACACTACAGCTACAAACATAGAATCCAGTAATTGCTCAGAATCATCAAACTTAGTTGAGAAGATTGCAATCACTCCTAAAGACAGGATGCTTGAAACTAAGGCTTCACTACCCGCTAGTGCTGCCACAGCCGATTCACTTCACAATGCAGAACCTTCAAATATGTTACAGCCAGTTGGGCATCAAACAACTCCATTAAATAAGAGAAAGTTTAATCCAGAGCATGGTTACAATGTTGAGGAGTTTGGCCAAGTGAGCCCAGCCAAAAAGAAAAG GAAGAAATCGTCAAGCCTTGATGGTGATGGTTGCAAACGTTGCAACTGTAAGAGGACTAAATGCCTGAAACT ATATTGTGATTGTTTTGCTGCTGGAATCTATTGTGCTGAATCATGTGCTTGCCAAGGCTGCTTCAACAGACCTGAATATGAAGATACAGTCATTGAGACACGACAACAAATTGAGTCACGTAACCCAAATGCTTTTGCTCCCAAGATTGTCCAGCATGTTGCTGAGTTTGCAGCA GAAGATGGAAACCAGTTGATGCCATCCTTAGCAAGGCATAAGAGAGGTTGCCATTGCAAAAGGTCCATGTGCTTGAAAAAGTATTGTGAATGCTATCAG GCAAATGTTGGATGCTCCAGTGATTGCCGATGTGAGGGGTGCAAAAATGTCTATGGCCGGAAAGAGG aatatGGTTCAACTGGAGAAATAGCAAGCAACATAGTAAGAAAGCAAATATTGGATGGTCGAATTGATGATAAGCTGGAAATGGCAGCAACCAATTCAGATTTTTTACATGCCGAGTTGTATGATCTGCGCCACCTTACTCCCTCAACGCCATCAATCCAGCACTCAGA CCATGGAAAGGATGCACAAGTGCAATTCAACTCTAGTAGATATGTCCCATCACCTGAGTCAGACTTTTCCATCTTACCATCATATGCGAAATCCATAAGCTCTCCAAGTAATTCACACAGCAATAACATGATTCCAGAAAAGGGTGAAGAGATTCTGGACATTGATACCTGTGGTCAAGGGATGGATTATAATGTTGCCATGATGGACCAATTCTCACCAAGACACGATGCGCTTGTGGACATATGTGAGCTTACTCCATTGCAAAATCCCTCAATGACACAGACGACTTCAGCTTCATCTAAAACAAGAGATTGGACAGGTGGTTCACGACTCCAATTGTGCCCTGGAAGTGGTTGCTTTTCATCTGGTCGTTCCTTTCGCTGGCGTAGTTCGCCAATTACACCATTGACTCGATTACATGAGAGCAAAAATCAAGGGCATGACACTGATAGTGGACTTTATGATATTCTGGAAGATGACACGCCTGAAATATTGAAGGAAGCTTCCACTCCCATTACATCTGTGAAGGCAAGTTCCCCTAATAAAAAGCGAGTCTCTCCTCCTCACAAACATATTCAGGGCCTCTGGTCAAGCTCTTCGGGAGGCTTGAGAAGTGGTCGCAAGTTCATATTGAAAGCTGTGCCATCCTTTCCACCTCTAACCCCTTGCATTGATTCTAAAGACAGCAGGACTGAGAAAAAAGATAGCAACAAATAG
- the LOC110603030 gene encoding protein tesmin/TSO1-like CXC 2 isoform X2: protein MDMSQALSEHAEQDQGHSMFEIKPAQVEKEQSSNKQSPIKCPKDESGMTMGHFPEKKQCDVLESQVVRAQEDYNENVGASLQGALDNIVQREPEASHLQRGLSRRCLQFGETRWKTVVNSTCSPNLMNNVTSSRSPASAMELESLDGSLVDLSDSSSKKQTVNLSRSATSMFPPRGNEKLPITVSKPSGIGLHLNSIVNTSAVGHTTATNIESSNCSESSNLVEKIAITPKDRMLETKASLPASAATADSLHNAEPSNMLQPVGHQTTPLNKRKFNPEHGYNVEEFGQVSPAKKKRKKSSSLDGDGCKRCNCKRTKCLKLYCDCFAAGIYCAESCACQGCFNRPEYEDTVIETRQQIESRNPNAFAPKIVQHVAEFAAEDGNQLMPSLARHKRGCHCKRSMCLKKYCECYQANVGCSSDCRCEGCKNVYGRKEEYGSTGEIASNIVRKQILDGRIDDKLEMAATNSDFLHAELYDLRHLTPSTPSIQHSDHGKDAQVQFNSSRYVPSPESDFSILPSYAKSISSPSNSHSNNMIPEKGEEILDIDTCGQGMDYNVAMMDQFSPRHDALVDICELTPLQNPSMTQTTSASSKTRDWTGGSRLQLCPGSGCFSSGRSFRWRSSPITPLTRLHESKNQGHDTDSGLYDILEDDTPEILKEASTPITSVKASSPNKKRVSPPHKHIQGLWSSSSGGLRSGRKFILKAVPSFPPLTPCIDSKDSRTEKKDSNK from the exons A TGGATATGTCACAGGCCTTATCTGAGCACGCTGAACAGGATCAAGGGCATTCCATGTTTGAAATAAAGCCAGCACAAGTGGAAAAGGAGCAAAGCAGTAACAAACAGTCACCTATAAAATGTCCGAAGGATGAGTCTGGCATGACCATGGGCCATTTTCCAGAGAAAAAGcaatgtgatgttttagagtctcag GTTGTTCGGGCACAAGAAGACTACAATGAGAATGTGGGAGCTTCCTTACAGGGAGCACTAGACAACATAGTACAGCGGGAACCAGAG GCCAGTCACCTCCAACGTGGCTTGAGCAGGCGCTGTCTTCAATTTGGAGAAACTCGATGGAAAACTGTTGTCAACAGCACCTGCTCTCCAAATCTAATGAACAATGTAACTAGTTCAAGATCACCTGCTTCTGCTATGGAATTGGAGAGCCTAGATGGATCTCTCGTGGACTTAAGCGACTCTTCTAGCAAGAAGCAAACAGTTAATCTCTCCCGATCAGCAACTTCCATGTTTCCTCCTCGCGGTAATGAAAAGTTGCCCATAACTGTGTCCAAGCCATCAGGTATTGGCTTGCATCTAAATAGCATTGTCAACACCTCAGCAGTGGGTCACACTACAGCTACAAACATAGAATCCAGTAATTGCTCAGAATCATCAAACTTAGTTGAGAAGATTGCAATCACTCCTAAAGACAGGATGCTTGAAACTAAGGCTTCACTACCCGCTAGTGCTGCCACAGCCGATTCACTTCACAATGCAGAACCTTCAAATATGTTACAGCCAGTTGGGCATCAAACAACTCCATTAAATAAGAGAAAGTTTAATCCAGAGCATGGTTACAATGTTGAGGAGTTTGGCCAAGTGAGCCCAGCCAAAAAGAAAAG GAAGAAATCGTCAAGCCTTGATGGTGATGGTTGCAAACGTTGCAACTGTAAGAGGACTAAATGCCTGAAACT ATATTGTGATTGTTTTGCTGCTGGAATCTATTGTGCTGAATCATGTGCTTGCCAAGGCTGCTTCAACAGACCTGAATATGAAGATACAGTCATTGAGACACGACAACAAATTGAGTCACGTAACCCAAATGCTTTTGCTCCCAAGATTGTCCAGCATGTTGCTGAGTTTGCAGCA GAAGATGGAAACCAGTTGATGCCATCCTTAGCAAGGCATAAGAGAGGTTGCCATTGCAAAAGGTCCATGTGCTTGAAAAAGTATTGTGAATGCTATCAG GCAAATGTTGGATGCTCCAGTGATTGCCGATGTGAGGGGTGCAAAAATGTCTATGGCCGGAAAGAGG aatatGGTTCAACTGGAGAAATAGCAAGCAACATAGTAAGAAAGCAAATATTGGATGGTCGAATTGATGATAAGCTGGAAATGGCAGCAACCAATTCAGATTTTTTACATGCCGAGTTGTATGATCTGCGCCACCTTACTCCCTCAACGCCATCAATCCAGCACTCAGA CCATGGAAAGGATGCACAAGTGCAATTCAACTCTAGTAGATATGTCCCATCACCTGAGTCAGACTTTTCCATCTTACCATCATATGCGAAATCCATAAGCTCTCCAAGTAATTCACACAGCAATAACATGATTCCAGAAAAGGGTGAAGAGATTCTGGACATTGATACCTGTGGTCAAGGGATGGATTATAATGTTGCCATGATGGACCAATTCTCACCAAGACACGATGCGCTTGTGGACATATGTGAGCTTACTCCATTGCAAAATCCCTCAATGACACAGACGACTTCAGCTTCATCTAAAACAAGAGATTGGACAGGTGGTTCACGACTCCAATTGTGCCCTGGAAGTGGTTGCTTTTCATCTGGTCGTTCCTTTCGCTGGCGTAGTTCGCCAATTACACCATTGACTCGATTACATGAGAGCAAAAATCAAGGGCATGACACTGATAGTGGACTTTATGATATTCTGGAAGATGACACGCCTGAAATATTGAAGGAAGCTTCCACTCCCATTACATCTGTGAAGGCAAGTTCCCCTAATAAAAAGCGAGTCTCTCCTCCTCACAAACATATTCAGGGCCTCTGGTCAAGCTCTTCGGGAGGCTTGAGAAGTGGTCGCAAGTTCATATTGAAAGCTGTGCCATCCTTTCCACCTCTAACCCCTTGCATTGATTCTAAAGACAGCAGGACTGAGAAAAAAGATAGCAACAAATAG
- the LOC110602833 gene encoding putative UPF0481 protein At3g02645 translates to MLPRFFLCHLIFTLLAKFNHSTNWMEIQRERSSSCASVNIEHPQGSSLLVTSMKNRLRSLAPVSSERCIYRVPKRLRDVNEKAYTPRLVSIGPLHHGRPGLGAMEEHKWRHLQNFLQQTKVKLDDLVKFIKDREKRARNCYAETIELTSDEFVQIITVDAAFTIDILLGRVFPHLTCEIECVIDRSGLVFDIYRDMLLIENQLPYFILGDVLDLAKSRAASGSSQWPSLLNIIHAYFNSFAQLDHDFNTMKSSEVRHFVDFLRLCHRPFRQKQPLRRRLVFDGTKSLTELHEAGVKFKVASTKHLLDLQFIDGILEIPHIRVSEMTEAFFRNLIAFEQCHCKVSDISDYIVIMDILINTAHDVELLVKCGIMKNMLANNLEAAMLFNNLAKEVLFDSNVFSYSLLCEDLNDYCKVRWHKWQAILKHNYFNNPWAVISVTAAVILLLLTFVQTLCSVIQIS, encoded by the coding sequence ATGCTCCCGAGGTTTTTCCTTTGCCATCTCATTTTCACGTTATTAGCCAAATTCAATCACAGCACCAATTGGATGGAAATCCAAAGAGAAAGAAGCAGCAGCTGTGCCTCAGTTAACATTGAACATCCTCAAGGCAGTAGCCTGTTGGTAACTTCTATGAAGAACAGGTTGAGAAGTTTAGCCCCTGTATCCTCAGAGAGATGTATTTATAGAGTACCCAAGAGACTCCGAGATGTTAATGAGAAAGCCTACACGCCTCGATTAGTTTCAATTGGTCCTCTTCACCATGGCAGGCCTGGCTTAGGTGCCATGGAAGAGCACAAATGGAGACATTTACAGAATTTTCTGCAGCAGACAAAGGTAAAGTTGGATGATCTTGTGAAGTTTATAAAAGACAGGGAGAAAAGAGCAAGAAACTGCTATGCTGAAACTATTGAGCTTACCAGTGATGAATTTGTGCAAATAATCACTGTTGATGCAGCATTCACTATTGATATTTTGTTGGGAAGAGTTTTTCCTCACTTAACTTGTGAAATCGAATGCGTCATTGATAGATCAGGCCTTGTGTTTGATATATATCGTGACATGTTGTTGATTGAAAATCAGCTTCCATACTTCATTCTTGGGGATGTCTTGGATCTTGCCAAGAGCAGAGCAGCTTCTGGTTCAAGTCAGTGGCCTTCCCTTCTTAATATAATCCATGCTTATTTCAATTCCTTTGCACAACTAGATCATGACTTCAACACCATGAAAAGCTCTGAAGTTAGGCATTTTGTTGATTTCCTAAGGCTTTGTCACCGGCCATTCAGGCAAAAACAACCACTAAGGCGGAGACTAGTGTTCGACGGGACAAAAAGCTTAACTGAGCTTCATGAAGCTGGAGTTAAATTCAAGGTAGCATCAACAAAACACTTGCTGGACTTGCAATTTATTGATGGAATTCTGGAAATACCGCATATAAGGGTGAGTGAGATGACAGAAGCATTTTTTCGGAATCTTATTGCATTCGAGCAGTGCCACTGCAAAGTTTCAGATATCAGTGATTATATTGTCATCATGGACATCCTTATAAACACTGCCCATGATGTAGAATTACTTGTCAAATGTGGGATTATGAAAAACATGCTGGCTAACAATCTAGAAGCTGCAATGCTTTTCAACAACCTTGCCAAAGAAGTTTTGTTTGATTCTAATGTGTTCAGTTATTCACTTCTCTGCGAAGATTTGAATGATTACTGCAAAGTCCGTTGGCATAAGTGGCAGGCAATATTGAAACACAATTACTTCAACAATCCATGGGCTGTCATTTCTGTCACTGCCGCAGTTATTCTTCTTCTGCTCACTTTCGTACAGACTCTTTGTTCTGTGATACAGATCTCATAG
- the LOC110602834 gene encoding uncharacterized protein LOC110602834, which yields MKFVDVIELHVGCKFAILRIWISIMIYMHVRNFLNAAKYLTSKRNYTVNLHLMMYHCSRKSQDEVLPSRWYNKAFPSITKLTQQLKNVDLIDGKLVNINDDSIIIDDRIAEKMNTLKSLVRVFIGSPWVQQNLKENVEAASATTKFKPVVSFSKLSEREPMTVNSLTKISNFLGVSAQQRKLVRSTICPQVTQHRIFTGALEEILNGLKSEMDFLHYDCSGKGCNMGQQIISSCLNFLAHTDISDHESTSWMQLGSHKSVNPHCSGTWEDVLEMFNDLIRYLESEKGLVYHVAKLEVMKEGLSQIKDVLIDKAIGYKEVRHQESLVQKKLSKTLGYSSRCLSTLLLYYLYGHVRDIEVDLCGGVYGGEGGARFCLCMGRILTSDEEKMVRSGVKQLDRALGLFKFIWETARMQGVLELQGHLWCVGAKDRTFTYRGTLFFVHGIIDKIEINGSNEL from the coding sequence ATGAAGTTCGTTGATGTAATAGAATTACATGTTGGTTGTAAATTTGCAATATTGAGGATTTGGATATCCATAATGATCTATATGCATGTGCGAAATTTTCTTAATGCTGCAAAGTATTTGACATCCAAGAGAAATTATACTGTCAACTTGCATTTGATGATGTATCACTGCTCAAGGAAATCCCAGGATGAAGTTTTGCCTTCTAGGTGGTATAATAAAGCATTCCCAAGTATAACAAAATTGACCCAACAGTTGAAAAATGTGGATTTGATTGATGGAAAGTTGGTGAATATCAACGATGATTCAATCATTATTGATGATCGTATTGCGGAGAAGATGAATACTTTGAAGTCACTTGTCAGGGTCTTTATTGGTTCGCCTTGGGTTCAGCAAAATCTGAAAGAAAATGTAGAGGCTGCTTCAGCTACTACAAAATTCAAGCCAGTCGTTTCATTTAGCAAGCTGAGCGAAAGAGAGCCCATGACCGTGAATTCCCTAACCAAAATAAGCAATTTCCTTGGCGTATCTGCTCAACAAAGGAAGTTGGTGCGTTCCACAATATGTCCACAGGTGACACAGCATCGGATATTTACAGGTGCCCTTGAGGAGATACTCAATGGATTAAAGTCAGAGATGGATTTTCTGCATTATGACTGTTCGGGCAAAGGGTGTAATATGGGGCAACAGATAATCTCTAGCTGTTTAAACTTCCTGGCTCATACTGACATCTCAGATCATGAGAGCACTTCATGGATGCAACTTGGGTCCCATAAAAGCGTCAATCCTCATTGTTCTGGTACATGGGAAGATGTGCTTGAGATGTTCAATGATCTAATTAGGTATTTGGAAAGTGAGAAGGGATTAGTTTATCATGTGGCAAAACTTGAGGTAATGAAAGAAGGATTGTCTCAGATCAAGGATGTGTTGATTGACAAGGCTATTGGATACAAAGAGGTTCGGCATCAGGAAAGCCTAGTGCAGAAGAAGCTCTCCAAGACACTGGGTTACTCTTCACGCTGCCTGTCCACACTTTTATTGTATTACCTCTATGGACATGTTAGAGACATTGAAGTTGATTTATGTGGAGGAGTTTATGGTGGTGAAGGTGGCGCTAGGTTTTGCTTGTGCATGGGGAGGATTTTGACTTCAGATGAAGAGAAGATGGTTAGGAGTGGGGTAAAGCAGTTGGACAGGGCTCTTGGGCTATTCAAGTTTATATGGGAAACAGCAAGGATGCAAGGAGTCTTAGAACTGCAAGGCCATCTCTGGTGTGTTGGGGCCAAGGATAGGACATTCACCTATAGGGGAACCTTGTTCTTTGTACATGGTATCATTGACAAAATTGAAATAAACGGATCAAATGAGTTGTAA
- the LOC110603498 gene encoding TATA-binding protein-associated factor 2N, with amino-acid sequence MSRPGDWNCRSCQHLNFQRRDSCQRCGEPRPGDRGEHYGSFGGRGGSSFGFTGPDVRPGDWYCTFGNCGAHNFASRSSCFKCGASKDESSAGFDGDMSRMRGYGFGGGGSTSRSGWKSGDWICTRPGCNEHNFASRTECYRCSAPRDLSASKSSY; translated from the exons ATGAGCAGACCAGGAGACTGGAATTGCAGGTCATGCCAGCACCTCAACTTCCAGAGGAGAGACTCATGCCAGCGTTGCGGGGAGCCGAGGCCTGGGGATAGGGGTGAGCATTATGGAAGTTTTGGAGGGCGGGGTGGCTCGTCTTTTGGATTTACGGGGCCTGATGTTAGGCCTGGTGACTGGTATTGCACGTTTGGCAACTGTGGAGCTCATAACTTTGCTAGCCGTTCCAGCTGCTTCAAGTGTGGTGCATCCAAGGACGAATCTTCTGCTGGATTTGACGGTGACATGTCGCGGATGAGAGGTTATGGATTTGGCGGCGGCGGCAGCACTAGTCGCTCGGGATGGAAATCTGGAGACTGGATTTGCACCAG GCCTGGCTGCAACGAGCACAACTTTGCTAGTAGGACTGAATGCTACAGATGCAGTGCACCAAGGGATTTATCTGCTAGCAAGTCTTCATATTaa